A stretch of the Chlorobiota bacterium genome encodes the following:
- the kdsB gene encoding 3-deoxy-manno-octulosonate cytidylyltransferase: MSKTIAIIPARYSSSRFPGKPLALITGKTMIERVYERTIQAKKIDEVIVATEDQRIIDCVLSFGGNAVLTSDKHNSGTDRVFEASKGFNADYILNIQGDEPLVSPNLIDSLAEAIQNSDFDCATPIIRIYNLTEYLNPNFVKVTKSITGKALYFSRSPIPYVRGNSFDVGNFDCEKFFIENNFYSHIGLYAYKYKSLEKFSLLPESNYEHYEALEQLRMLENGMNLLCVETTHKACAVDVPSDVSKTEEIMKKMGIK; the protein is encoded by the coding sequence ATGAGTAAAACAATTGCAATTATACCTGCAAGATATTCTTCATCAAGATTTCCCGGTAAGCCTCTTGCTTTAATTACTGGTAAAACAATGATTGAAAGAGTTTATGAAAGAACAATTCAAGCAAAAAAAATTGATGAAGTGATTGTTGCAACCGAAGATCAAAGAATAATTGATTGTGTTTTATCTTTTGGTGGGAATGCAGTATTAACTTCAGATAAACATAATAGCGGTACAGATAGAGTTTTTGAAGCTTCTAAAGGTTTTAATGCAGATTATATATTAAACATTCAAGGGGACGAACCACTAGTTTCTCCTAATCTAATTGATTCGTTAGCAGAGGCTATTCAAAATAGTGATTTCGATTGTGCAACTCCAATTATAAGGATTTACAATTTAACTGAATACCTAAACCCAAATTTTGTTAAAGTTACAAAGTCAATAACAGGAAAAGCATTGTACTTTTCAAGAAGTCCAATTCCTTACGTTAGAGGCAATAGCTTTGATGTAGGCAATTTTGATTGTGAAAAATTTTTCATTGAAAATAACTTTTATTCTCACATAGGGCTTTATGCTTATAAGTATAAATCATTAGAAAAATTTAGCTTATTGCCAGAATCTAATTATGAACATTATGAAGCTTTAGAACAGTTAAGAATGCTTGAAAATGGTATGAATTTGCTTTGTGTTGAAACAACTCATAAAGCTTGCGCAGTAGATGTACCAAGCGATGTAAGTAAAACAGAAGAGATCATGAAAAAGATGGGTATTAAATAA
- a CDS encoding NUDIX domain-containing protein: MTEVVVGILIDSNEKILICQRNKKSKYGLLWEFPGGKLELNETYEEGLIRELNEELRINIKVGELFYEENITYSTDEIFAVKFYLVREWEGIIQDNNGYEEIKFVAVQDIFKYEVLKGNVKVIKMLSKTILKEVELSSGGVVVRKNAQHEYEVLLVLLKLHNEWGFPKGHIEKSESSEETAIREVEEETGVCASILKKLPDTTYTYSTNKGKFKPKRVYWFLMEFIGEGLQTHSHEVSDVKWVTINEAFNVLSFPNDSNLLLLVSKILNGDNKIIKK; encoded by the coding sequence ATGACAGAAGTTGTTGTAGGAATTTTAATTGATTCAAATGAAAAAATATTAATATGTCAAAGAAATAAAAAGTCTAAATATGGTTTATTATGGGAGTTCCCAGGAGGTAAACTTGAGTTAAATGAAACATATGAAGAAGGATTAATTAGAGAATTAAATGAAGAATTAAGAATTAACATAAAAGTTGGTGAATTGTTTTACGAAGAAAATATTACATATTCAACCGATGAAATTTTTGCAGTTAAATTTTATTTAGTAAGAGAGTGGGAAGGTATAATTCAAGATAATAATGGATATGAAGAAATTAAATTTGTGGCTGTACAAGATATTTTTAAATATGAGGTTTTAAAAGGGAATGTTAAAGTAATTAAGATGTTGTCAAAAACAATTTTAAAGGAAGTTGAATTATCATCTGGAGGAGTAGTTGTTAGGAAGAATGCTCAACATGAATATGAAGTGTTATTGGTTCTATTAAAATTGCATAACGAATGGGGATTTCCTAAAGGTCATATTGAAAAAAGTGAAAGTTCTGAAGAAACTGCAATTCGCGAAGTTGAAGAAGAGACTGGGGTTTGTGCTTCTATATTGAAAAAATTACCAGATACAACTTATACTTATTCAACTAACAAAGGTAAATTTAAACCCAAAAGAGTTTACTGGTTTTTAATGGAATTTATTGGAGAAGGTTTACAAACTCATTCTCATGAAGTTAGTGATGTTAAATGGGTGACGATTAATGAAGCTTTTAATGTATTGAGTTTTCCTAATGATTCAAATTTATTATTGTTAGTTTCAAAAATATTGAATGGAGATAATAAGATAATAAAAAAATAA
- a CDS encoding aldo/keto reductase has translation MQYTNLGRTGLQVSKLCLGTMNFGPFTSDEDSFKIMDEALELGINFFDTANVYGWGLGSGYTEELIGRWLQQGGGRREKIVLATKVYGKMGPNLNESKLSAYHIKRACEDSLKRLKTDHIDLYQMHHIDRATPWEEIWQAMEQLIREGKITYVGSSNFAAWNIAQANCIADNRHFLGLVSEQSIYSLRNRHIELEVIPACKAFGLGLMPWSPLAGGMLAGMLAKSKEKSERRRDREPLKESAKILLPQIEQYEKLCKKIGERPADVALAWVLSNPVVTSPIIGPRTQAQLHENVKALDIILDEKTLSKLNEIWPGPGNQAPEAYAW, from the coding sequence ATGCAATACACAAATCTAGGAAGAACTGGGTTACAAGTAAGTAAACTTTGTTTAGGGACTATGAATTTTGGACCCTTTACATCAGATGAAGATAGCTTCAAAATAATGGATGAAGCTTTAGAGTTAGGAATTAATTTTTTTGATACAGCTAACGTTTATGGTTGGGGATTAGGTTCAGGATACACAGAAGAACTTATAGGAAGATGGCTACAACAAGGAGGTGGTAGAAGAGAAAAAATTGTTCTTGCTACTAAAGTTTATGGGAAAATGGGTCCTAATTTAAATGAATCAAAACTCTCTGCATACCACATTAAACGTGCTTGTGAAGACTCTTTAAAAAGATTAAAGACTGATCATATTGACTTATATCAAATGCACCATATTGACCGAGCAACCCCTTGGGAAGAAATTTGGCAAGCAATGGAACAGTTAATTCGTGAAGGTAAAATAACTTACGTTGGAAGTAGTAATTTTGCTGCTTGGAACATTGCTCAAGCAAATTGCATTGCCGATAACAGACATTTTTTAGGACTTGTATCTGAACAAAGTATTTACTCACTCAGAAATCGTCATATTGAACTTGAAGTAATTCCTGCTTGTAAAGCGTTTGGTTTGGGGTTAATGCCTTGGAGTCCTCTTGCTGGTGGTATGTTAGCTGGTATGTTAGCAAAATCTAAAGAGAAATCTGAGAGAAGAAGAGACCGTGAACCTTTAAAAGAATCTGCTAAAATACTTTTACCTCAAATTGAACAGTATGAAAAATTATGTAAAAAAATTGGTGAACGTCCTGCAGACGTTGCTCTTGCTTGGGTTTTAAGCAATCCAGTTGTTACTTCTCCAATTATTGGTCCGCGAACTCAAGCCCAACTTCATGAAAATGTAAAAGCATTAGATATTATATTGGATGAAAAAACATTGTCAAAATTGAATGAGATTTGGCCAGGACCGGGGAATCAAGCTCCTGAAGCATATGCTTGGTAA
- the mnmA gene encoding tRNA 2-thiouridine(34) synthase MnmA: MSGGLDSSVAAGLLLEQGFDVIGITIKTYKYEDVGGNISNDTSCCSIDGINDARRVATKLGIPHYVYDFTEVFSNEIIDYFTNAYLSGETPNPCVMCNKKIKWAELIKRADALGADFIATGHYAKIEHNVENDRYYISKGNDLNKDQSYALWAVSQENLSRTLFPLSGFDKTNIRELAKKYKLPIADKSESYEICFIPDNNYERFLKDRVEGLEEKVSGGDIVRDGNVIGKHRGFPFYTIGQRKGLAVSQPEPVYVIGIYPETNTVEVGTDDQLLSKGLIADNVNMMKFHNLIEPKHLTVKIRYKDEGHNAICRELQNGNIEVIFDNPRKSVTKGQSIVIYDGCDVVGGGVIKEPIVL; encoded by the coding sequence ATGTCGGGAGGGCTTGATTCCTCAGTTGCGGCAGGTTTACTTCTAGAACAAGGTTTTGATGTAATTGGTATTACTATCAAAACATACAAATATGAAGATGTTGGAGGTAACATAAGTAATGACACTTCATGTTGCTCAATTGATGGGATAAATGATGCTAGAAGAGTTGCAACAAAACTTGGAATTCCGCATTATGTATATGATTTTACAGAAGTCTTCTCAAACGAAATAATTGATTATTTTACCAATGCTTATTTATCTGGTGAAACTCCGAACCCTTGTGTAATGTGTAATAAGAAAATTAAATGGGCAGAGTTAATTAAACGTGCAGATGCTCTTGGAGCTGACTTTATAGCAACTGGACATTATGCAAAAATTGAACATAATGTTGAAAACGATAGATATTATATTTCTAAAGGAAATGATTTAAATAAAGACCAATCATATGCTCTTTGGGCAGTAAGTCAAGAAAATTTATCTCGAACTCTTTTCCCATTATCTGGATTTGATAAAACTAATATCCGTGAATTAGCGAAAAAATATAAATTGCCAATAGCAGATAAAAGTGAGAGTTATGAAATATGCTTTATTCCAGATAATAATTATGAAAGATTTTTAAAAGATAGGGTTGAAGGTTTAGAAGAGAAAGTATCTGGTGGTGATATTGTAAGAGATGGAAATGTGATTGGAAAGCATAGAGGGTTCCCTTTCTATACAATCGGTCAGCGTAAAGGTCTTGCTGTTTCTCAACCAGAACCAGTTTATGTTATAGGAATTTATCCAGAAACTAATACTGTTGAAGTAGGAACAGATGACCAACTATTGAGTAAAGGATTAATTGCTGATAATGTTAATATGATGAAATTTCATAATTTAATAGAGCCAAAACATTTGACTGTTAAGATTAGATATAAAGATGAAGGGCATAATGCAATTTGTAGAGAACTCCAAAACGGAAATATTGAAGTGATTTTTGATAACCCAAGAAAATCAGTAACTAAAGGTCAATCAATAGTTATATATGATGGATGTGATGTTGTTGGAGGAGGAGTAATTAAAGAACCAATTGTTTTATAA
- a CDS encoding homogentisate 1,2-dioxygenase, giving the protein MPFYNKLGSIPPKRHTQFRKPNGELYSEELISTEGFSSMYSLVYHTHPPTLVSAIGESFSVRPEIVVSNNMKSRSLLTFKATPMEDYIKSRKILLCNNDCQISVAAPSKSMTEYFYKNSDADEVIFIHEGTGVFKSIYGNLKFEYGDYIVIPRGTIYQFVFDTPENRLLIVDSFAPVYTPQRYRNEFGQLLEHSPFCERDIRVPEQLETHDELGEFKVMIKKQGDIFPYTYASHPFDAIGWDGYVFPYIFSIHNFEPITGRLHQPPPVHQTFETKTFVICSFCPRLFDYHPLSIPAPYNHSNIDSDEVLYYVDGEFMSRKHVVRGMISLHPKGIPHGPHPGTAEKSIGAKETLELAVMVDTFNPLMVTKEALLMEDPTYWESWIK; this is encoded by the coding sequence ATGCCATTCTATAATAAGTTAGGTTCAATTCCTCCAAAAAGACATACTCAATTTCGAAAACCAAATGGCGAATTGTATTCTGAAGAGCTCATAAGTACTGAAGGTTTTTCTTCAATGTATTCTTTAGTTTATCATACTCATCCTCCCACTTTGGTTTCTGCTATTGGAGAATCTTTTTCAGTTAGGCCAGAAATTGTTGTTTCTAATAATATGAAAAGCAGAAGTTTGCTTACTTTTAAAGCTACTCCAATGGAAGATTATATTAAAAGCAGGAAAATTTTACTCTGTAATAATGATTGTCAAATTTCTGTTGCTGCCCCTAGTAAATCAATGACAGAATACTTTTATAAAAATTCTGATGCTGATGAAGTTATTTTTATTCATGAAGGTACTGGTGTTTTTAAAAGTATTTATGGAAATTTGAAGTTCGAATATGGTGATTACATAGTGATTCCTCGCGGCACTATTTATCAGTTTGTATTCGATACTCCTGAAAACAGATTATTAATTGTAGATTCTTTTGCACCAGTTTATACTCCTCAAAGATATAGAAATGAATTTGGACAATTGTTAGAACATTCTCCATTTTGTGAAAGAGATATAAGAGTTCCAGAACAATTAGAAACTCATGATGAACTAGGAGAATTTAAAGTAATGATTAAAAAACAAGGTGATATTTTCCCATATACTTATGCTTCACATCCATTTGATGCTATTGGTTGGGATGGTTATGTATTCCCTTATATATTCTCAATTCATAACTTCGAACCAATTACTGGAAGGCTTCATCAGCCACCACCAGTTCACCAAACTTTTGAAACTAAAACATTTGTAATATGCTCATTCTGTCCAAGACTTTTCGATTATCATCCACTTTCTATTCCTGCTCCTTATAACCATAGCAACATAGATTCAGATGAAGTACTCTATTATGTAGATGGTGAGTTTATGAGCCGTAAACATGTTGTACGTGGTATGATTTCTTTGCACCCAAAAGGAATTCCTCATGGTCCTCACCCTGGTACAGCAGAAAAAAGTATTGGTGCTAAAGAAACTTTAGAACTTGCTGTTATGGTTGATACTTTCAATCCATTAATGGTTACTAAAGAAGCATTATTAATGGAAGATCCAACTTATTGGGAAAGTTGGATTAAGTAA
- the gatC gene encoding Asp-tRNA(Asn)/Glu-tRNA(Gln) amidotransferase subunit GatC, with protein sequence MNFTKEQILHIAKLSKLQFIDSELESFTEGFTKIIGYIDHLNEANTDGIEPLTNSLEEVNILPREDIIGKMLLQSEALQNAPKRIEGFFGVPKVIGDISE encoded by the coding sequence ATGAATTTTACTAAAGAGCAAATATTGCACATAGCTAAACTATCAAAATTGCAATTTATTGATAGTGAATTAGAATCTTTTACTGAGGGATTCACTAAAATCATAGGTTATATAGATCATTTAAATGAAGCAAATACTGATGGTATTGAGCCTTTGACAAATTCATTAGAAGAAGTGAATATATTACCTAGAGAAGATATAATTGGTAAGATGTTATTGCAAAGTGAAGCACTTCAAAATGCACCAAAAAGAATTGAAGGTTTTTTTGGTGTCCCAAAAGTAATTGGTGATATTAGCGAATAA
- a CDS encoding T9SS type A sorting domain-containing protein, translating into MKYLQISTNKIFIVLTISFFSLIISNLYSQKSRYGLEEGQSGTIYSIALPDTSGNTEDARHPTIYPDNVYIMIYSGVDQTLEMLKPNGVLEKVVLKAYKISKYEVITAGKVKGGNPQITIPNLPQANKLFVLKSEKPIIVYVMFDTRFGTEAWTPLPAESWGTDYYSVGVPGQPINNVFTAGEYTYSTAPKLAVGQFVVAALDSDTHVSLTDPTYTSDVVTHRYYPSDTKISFTLNENFANLIESDVDTLQRNLGVNQPDAGGVRVTTDKPVGMISGNTRTMGGIRTGSLYGAGKTTMLNMLMEAVAPIETHGKEFVYMPTWDSRRPTDIPPAKGKGGVRLREYGRFYGTSKNDTSGDDVTNIELTNPGPIGLPMRKRNVKLGQGTLVETITGINGEGIEFDPQAAYYMKADKPTQATKISTSVSFVVANSTDGSGTYNTWAPFMVEMVPVEQWVTFAPGFTPVTGTYDNNLNICTDSLNKDDIELVNEGGSVTKINFNRKIPGSPYVWTNVGLNSAMKFIVQSKSGKGKFFGDVSGTGNGSEQYQPGTTKKKDDDKNGNETQGGGKDKVLHPSDYYTTNAHSYGYPLAPNRLTLFKKDSIILKVNQDCKSLNINAKLIGLLSKNSAGFRMVRSVNFNKTKIIWNTPSKITSIIGLNEVNFSVIPINPSSNVVDTIELISKTGQVWSIPFQYVAEKIILDKYLINFGKVKLGISSTVEELIVKSNLGKILIIDSIQFKNKLGYEIVSLSNSLPVVLSIADSLIIKIKINPKVDMMNFNDTLIIKSKCNNYLVLLTSTKSDEPCISVNDLNFGLINNQTFKELPLHIKNVGDGELIFIDQNGKGPIVWSESAFSISKLDQNLLLNSKIKSGDSININVMFKSSRLGQFNTTAKIFTNAICQKDTTLWIGESSTLKEIYETNSNLEFSLFRNIPEPFTNETVINYYIQNKSNVKFELYDQSGKLVKSIEEGVMEFGEHKLKLSGNELNTGLYYLKMIVDNQSKSIKLNYQK; encoded by the coding sequence ATGAAGTATCTACAAATTTCAACTAACAAAATATTCATAGTCCTTACAATTTCTTTTTTTTCACTAATAATATCAAATTTATATTCTCAAAAGTCTAGGTATGGCTTAGAAGAAGGTCAGTCGGGCACAATTTATAGTATCGCATTACCAGATACTTCTGGAAATACTGAGGATGCTAGACACCCAACTATATATCCAGATAATGTTTACATTATGATTTATTCTGGAGTTGATCAAACATTAGAAATGTTAAAACCAAATGGTGTACTTGAGAAGGTTGTTTTAAAAGCTTATAAAATTAGTAAGTACGAAGTTATAACAGCTGGAAAAGTTAAAGGTGGAAATCCTCAGATTACAATTCCAAATCTTCCTCAAGCAAATAAATTGTTTGTATTAAAATCAGAAAAACCTATTATTGTTTATGTAATGTTTGATACTAGATTTGGAACAGAAGCATGGACACCACTTCCAGCTGAAAGTTGGGGCACTGATTATTATTCTGTTGGTGTACCTGGCCAACCAATCAATAATGTATTTACTGCTGGAGAATATACATATTCAACTGCTCCAAAATTAGCAGTTGGCCAGTTTGTAGTTGCTGCATTAGATTCAGATACACATGTATCTTTAACTGATCCTACTTATACAAGTGATGTTGTTACTCATAGATATTACCCATCTGACACTAAAATAAGTTTTACTTTAAATGAAAATTTTGCTAACCTGATTGAATCTGATGTAGATACTCTTCAAAGGAATTTAGGAGTTAACCAACCAGATGCAGGTGGGGTTAGAGTTACTACAGATAAACCCGTTGGAATGATTTCTGGTAATACAAGAACAATGGGTGGAATTCGTACGGGATCATTATATGGAGCTGGAAAAACAACAATGCTTAATATGTTAATGGAAGCTGTTGCACCAATTGAAACTCATGGGAAAGAATTTGTATATATGCCAACTTGGGATTCAAGACGACCAACTGATATCCCTCCTGCTAAAGGTAAAGGGGGTGTAAGATTAAGGGAGTATGGTAGATTTTATGGAACAAGTAAAAATGATACATCTGGCGATGATGTTACTAATATAGAGTTAACTAATCCAGGACCAATTGGTTTGCCAATGAGAAAAAGAAATGTGAAATTGGGTCAAGGGACACTGGTTGAAACTATTACTGGTATTAATGGAGAAGGAATTGAGTTTGATCCTCAAGCTGCATATTATATGAAGGCAGATAAACCAACTCAAGCTACAAAAATTTCAACTTCAGTTTCTTTCGTTGTAGCAAATTCAACAGATGGTTCAGGAACATATAATACTTGGGCACCTTTTATGGTTGAAATGGTTCCAGTAGAACAGTGGGTAACTTTTGCACCAGGTTTTACTCCTGTTACAGGAACTTATGACAATAACTTAAACATTTGTACAGATTCATTAAATAAAGATGATATTGAACTTGTAAATGAAGGAGGAAGTGTAACAAAAATAAATTTCAATAGAAAAATTCCAGGTAGTCCTTACGTTTGGACAAATGTAGGATTAAATTCTGCAATGAAATTTATAGTGCAATCAAAGAGTGGTAAAGGTAAGTTCTTTGGTGATGTTTCTGGTACTGGAAATGGTTCAGAACAATATCAACCAGGTACAACAAAGAAAAAAGACGATGATAAAAATGGTAATGAAACTCAAGGTGGAGGTAAAGATAAAGTGTTACATCCATCAGATTATTACACTACGAATGCCCACTCTTATGGTTATCCATTAGCACCAAACCGACTTACTTTATTTAAAAAAGATTCTATTATTTTAAAAGTAAATCAAGATTGTAAATCGCTGAATATAAATGCCAAATTAATTGGTCTTTTATCTAAAAATTCTGCCGGGTTCAGAATGGTAAGATCTGTTAACTTTAATAAAACAAAAATAATTTGGAATACTCCATCAAAAATTACATCAATAATTGGATTAAATGAAGTCAATTTTAGTGTAATTCCTATCAACCCAAGTAGTAATGTAGTAGATACAATTGAATTAATTAGTAAAACTGGGCAAGTATGGTCAATCCCATTTCAATATGTAGCAGAGAAAATTATATTAGATAAATATTTAATTAATTTTGGTAAAGTTAAACTAGGAATTTCTTCAACAGTTGAAGAATTAATAGTTAAAAGTAATCTAGGTAAAATTTTAATAATAGATTCAATTCAATTTAAAAATAAATTAGGATATGAAATAGTATCGTTATCCAATTCTCTACCAGTAGTTCTTTCAATCGCTGATAGTTTGATTATAAAAATAAAAATCAACCCAAAAGTTGATATGATGAATTTTAATGATACATTAATTATTAAATCAAAATGCAACAACTATTTAGTTCTATTAACTTCTACTAAATCAGATGAGCCATGTATTTCTGTAAATGATTTGAATTTCGGACTTATAAATAATCAAACATTTAAAGAGCTCCCTTTACATATTAAAAATGTTGGTGATGGGGAATTGATTTTTATAGATCAAAATGGGAAAGGTCCTATTGTATGGTCTGAATCTGCTTTTTCAATTAGTAAATTAGATCAGAATTTACTATTAAACTCGAAAATCAAATCTGGAGATAGTATAAATATTAATGTAATGTTTAAAAGCTCAAGATTAGGTCAATTTAATACTACTGCTAAAATTTTTACAAATGCAATATGTCAAAAAGATACAACTTTATGGATTGGTGAGTCATCAACTTTAAAAGAAATATATGAAACTAATAGTAATTTAGAATTTAGTTTATTCAGAAATATTCCGGAACCATTTACAAATGAAACAGTTATTAATTACTATATTCAAAATAAAAGTAATGTGAAATTTGAGTTGTATGATCAATCTGGAAAGCTTGTTAAATCAATTGAAGAGGGGGTTATGGAGTTTGGAGAACATAAATTAAAATTAAGTGGGAATGAATTAAATACTGGTTTATATTATTTAAAAATGATAGTTGACAATCAAAGTAAATCTATAAAACTAAATTATCAAAAGTGA